The following coding sequences lie in one Neptunomonas phycophila genomic window:
- a CDS encoding RDD family protein, whose amino-acid sequence MPRQLDQTGTQQASLAKRFAALIYDLLVLIGLLFCVSALWIVFNNGEAVSGPFYNTSLFLTVFLFNAYFWTRSGQTIGMMAWRLRVQTVDGYTLNWTQSLIRFFSSLFSIACFGAGYWTMLLNDERLTWHDRFSDTRVVVLPKRETKKQPK is encoded by the coding sequence ATGCCACGCCAATTAGACCAAACAGGCACTCAACAAGCCTCACTAGCTAAACGATTTGCTGCTCTGATTTACGATTTGTTAGTTCTGATAGGCTTACTCTTCTGCGTAAGCGCTTTGTGGATTGTGTTTAACAACGGAGAAGCCGTTTCTGGCCCGTTTTACAATACATCTTTGTTTTTAACCGTCTTCTTATTTAACGCATATTTTTGGACGCGCTCCGGGCAAACCATCGGTATGATGGCATGGCGATTACGTGTTCAAACGGTTGATGGCTACACCCTAAATTGGACGCAATCATTAATTCGCTTCTTTAGCTCATTATTCTCTATTGCGTGTTTTGGTGCAGGCTATTGGACGATGCTACTCAATGACGAACGCCTTACCTGGCATGATCGTTTTTCAGATACCCGCGTTGTTGTTTTACCTAAGCGCGAAACTAAAAAACAACCTAAATAA
- a CDS encoding YgaP family membrane protein: MKCNVGKADKIARIIIGLCIIAAGVYFNSWFGVIGVVPIVTAILGWCPLYIPFGISSCKK; the protein is encoded by the coding sequence ATGAAATGTAATGTTGGTAAAGCAGACAAGATCGCCCGGATTATCATTGGCTTATGCATTATTGCCGCCGGTGTTTATTTCAACTCGTGGTTCGGTGTTATTGGAGTTGTTCCTATAGTTACCGCTATACTGGGCTGGTGTCCGCTGTATATTCCTTTTGGGATATCTAGCTGTAAAAAATAA
- a CDS encoding tetratricopeptide repeat protein has product MNRKVLLGILGLVMGLQSISSMAADISTAEKAIESRDYATAISELQPLVKEGNTDALNLMGQLYENGWGVDQDIALAEKLYDRGARVGHIGSVNSLRALKNKAYRIELAGLAPQLEAGNPSAQNRAGEMYEFGYGAKRDGVKAFELYKKAAEQGLIVAQHNLGRSYNFGTGVEQNFEEAERWYRIAARQGHTDSMFYLGTLYSNGYGSDTSHEQDIIAYAWMHNASELGNRTAKAIESRLLMKLKDSQMAEANSLASEYAEDYVKPFK; this is encoded by the coding sequence ATGAACAGAAAGGTGTTATTAGGCATTTTAGGCCTAGTGATGGGATTACAGTCCATTTCAAGTATGGCTGCCGATATTTCTACGGCTGAAAAAGCCATCGAATCGCGTGATTACGCAACCGCTATTAGCGAGTTACAGCCACTTGTTAAAGAAGGCAACACCGATGCACTTAACCTGATGGGCCAGCTTTACGAAAACGGCTGGGGTGTAGATCAAGATATCGCTTTAGCCGAAAAGCTATACGACCGCGGTGCTCGTGTGGGTCATATAGGTAGTGTTAATAGTTTGCGCGCACTCAAAAACAAAGCCTACCGCATCGAATTAGCAGGCTTAGCGCCGCAACTGGAAGCGGGAAATCCGTCAGCTCAAAACAGAGCCGGTGAGATGTATGAATTTGGATATGGCGCTAAACGCGATGGCGTAAAAGCATTTGAATTGTATAAAAAAGCCGCTGAGCAAGGCCTAATTGTTGCGCAACACAACTTAGGCCGCAGTTATAACTTTGGTACAGGCGTAGAACAAAACTTTGAGGAAGCCGAACGCTGGTATCGTATTGCCGCACGCCAAGGCCATACTGATTCTATGTTCTACCTAGGTACTCTATATTCAAATGGCTATGGTTCAGACACTAGCCACGAACAAGATATTATTGCCTACGCCTGGATGCATAATGCATCAGAGCTTGGCAACCGCACAGCCAAAGCCATTGAGAGCCGCTTATTAATGAAGCTTAAAGACTCGCAAATGGCTGAAGCTAACTCGTTGGCCAGTGAATACGCAGAAGACTACGTAAAACCGTTCAAGTAA
- the gloA gene encoding lactoylglutathione lyase — translation MRILHTMLRVTDLEKSIAFYTEVLGMTLLRKNDYPEGRFTLAFVSFGPESQEAALELTHNWDTDNYDLGNAYGHIAIEVDDVYQACDAIKARGGDVVREAGPMKNSSSGTILAFVKDPDGYMIELLSPQRKD, via the coding sequence ATGCGCATACTTCACACCATGCTTCGCGTGACTGATCTGGAGAAGTCCATCGCTTTCTACACAGAAGTGCTGGGCATGACACTGCTACGAAAAAACGATTACCCAGAAGGGCGCTTTACTTTGGCCTTTGTTAGCTTTGGTCCCGAATCACAAGAAGCTGCCTTAGAGCTCACTCACAACTGGGATACCGACAACTACGACCTTGGTAACGCTTACGGACACATCGCTATTGAAGTGGATGATGTTTACCAAGCATGCGATGCCATAAAAGCCCGCGGTGGTGATGTGGTCCGAGAAGCCGGTCCAATGAAAAATAGCAGCTCAGGTACAATCCTCGCATTCGTTAAAGACCCTGACGGATACATGATTGAGCTACTAAGCCCGCAGCGAAAAGATTAA
- a CDS encoding phasin family protein codes for MFQDMSKKMTESMGPFKALIDVQTKMLEELTRHQMDCTNSCIEATIQQTKELTKCQTPSDLVTLQQAYAKELEETLNSASAHNMKALQEAREEIEKITAEGFNGFMPK; via the coding sequence ATGTTTCAGGATATGAGTAAAAAAATGACCGAATCAATGGGGCCGTTCAAAGCATTAATTGATGTGCAAACCAAGATGTTAGAAGAGCTAACGCGACATCAAATGGATTGTACGAACTCATGTATAGAAGCGACCATTCAGCAAACCAAAGAGCTAACTAAGTGCCAAACGCCGAGCGACTTAGTCACCTTGCAGCAGGCCTATGCAAAGGAACTAGAGGAAACTCTAAATAGCGCCAGCGCCCATAATATGAAAGCCTTACAAGAAGCGCGTGAAGAAATCGAAAAAATCACAGCTGAAGGTTTTAATGGATTTATGCCAAAGTAA
- a CDS encoding c-type cytochrome yields the protein MMKKPLLTAAAALLLSTTTLSFADDVEDAIEYRQSIFKAIKYHFGPMAGMIRGKIDYDPAAFTLHAERVAELAKMPGDGFIPGSDKGDTEAKASIWDNKGEFDEHLAALAENTSALLDVSKTGDLDQIKPAFGEVGKTCKGCHDEFREE from the coding sequence ATGATGAAAAAGCCGCTACTAACTGCTGCAGCCGCCTTGTTGCTGAGCACGACGACGCTTTCATTTGCAGATGATGTTGAGGACGCAATTGAGTACCGTCAAAGTATCTTTAAAGCGATCAAATACCACTTTGGCCCGATGGCCGGCATGATTCGTGGCAAAATTGATTACGATCCCGCCGCTTTTACACTGCATGCCGAGCGAGTCGCTGAATTGGCTAAGATGCCGGGTGATGGTTTTATCCCAGGTTCGGATAAAGGTGACACAGAAGCTAAAGCTTCTATTTGGGATAATAAAGGCGAGTTTGATGAGCATTTGGCTGCATTGGCTGAAAATACATCGGCTTTATTAGACGTCTCTAAAACGGGGGATTTAGATCAGATCAAACCCGCTTTTGGTGAAGTAGGTAAGACCTGCAAAGGTTGCCATGACGAATTCCGAGAAGAGTAA
- a CDS encoding cytochrome b/b6 domain-containing protein gives MTNNSQEPQTAPLTAEVRTKKTVADTETSSKPQPERTIKVWDISVRLLHWTLVLGIGFLWYSGETGGNIMTWHMYVGYLMLGLVTYRVIWGFIGSKYARFGAFLTGPFVTMKYAALFLVGREKHYLSHNPLGSWMVFILLLLVLIQASTGLFATDDIFTEGPLYALIPSDIADILTRIHKLNFNILLACIGAHVFAVLIHAVFKRDKLIKAMFTGNKVTHDPHAISIKEPFIRISITAIIAFAAIYSLLQLG, from the coding sequence ATGACAAATAACTCGCAAGAACCACAAACCGCACCTTTAACCGCAGAGGTGCGCACTAAAAAAACTGTGGCCGACACAGAGACATCCTCCAAACCTCAACCAGAACGCACCATAAAGGTGTGGGATATTTCTGTGCGTTTACTGCACTGGACGTTAGTGCTCGGTATAGGCTTTTTGTGGTATTCGGGTGAAACTGGCGGCAATATCATGACGTGGCATATGTACGTTGGCTATCTAATGCTGGGCTTAGTGACCTACCGTGTCATCTGGGGCTTTATTGGTAGTAAATATGCACGCTTTGGGGCATTTTTAACCGGCCCTTTTGTGACAATGAAATACGCTGCGCTTTTTTTAGTAGGACGAGAAAAGCACTACCTGAGCCATAACCCGCTAGGTTCATGGATGGTATTTATCTTATTGCTGCTAGTCTTGATTCAAGCGTCAACGGGGCTTTTTGCGACGGACGATATTTTTACTGAAGGCCCTTTGTATGCTCTCATTCCAAGCGACATTGCAGACATTCTAACTAGGATCCACAAACTTAACTTTAATATACTTTTAGCGTGTATTGGCGCGCACGTATTTGCTGTGTTAATTCATGCAGTTTTTAAACGAGACAAGTTGATCAAAGCCATGTTCACAGGCAACAAAGTCACGCATGACCCCCATGCCATTTCGATTAAAGAGCCATTTATTCGGATTAGTATTACGGCCATCATCGCGTTTGCGGCTATATATAGTCTGCTGCAATTAGGCTAA
- the prfB gene encoding peptide chain release factor 2 — MEVNPIIQNLKDIGERTQALYTYLDYPGKKERLEEVERELEDPTVWNDPDNAQKLGKERSALELVVKTLDELKTGAVDTRELLDMAVEENDEDTVEEVEAEVDALMAKLTTLEFRRMFSGENDQNNAFLDIQSGSGGTEAQDWANMVLRMFLRWGEDKGFKTELIEVSDGEVAGIKSATISFQGEYAFGWLRTETGVHRLVRKSPFDSGGRRHTSFCSVFVSPEIDDNVDIDINPADLRIDVYRASGAGGQHVNRTESAVRITHAPSGIVVQSQSQRSQHQNKDTCMKQLRAKLYEMEMLKRSAAAQELEDSKADIGWGSQIRSYVLDDQRIKDLRTGVQTSNCDKVLDGDLDQFIEASLKAGL, encoded by the coding sequence ATGGAAGTCAATCCAATTATCCAAAACCTTAAAGATATCGGTGAGCGCACCCAAGCGTTGTACACCTATCTGGACTATCCAGGCAAAAAAGAGCGTCTGGAAGAGGTTGAGCGTGAGCTAGAAGATCCAACGGTGTGGAATGATCCAGATAATGCTCAAAAATTGGGTAAAGAACGCTCAGCACTAGAACTCGTGGTTAAAACCCTTGATGAGCTAAAAACAGGTGCCGTCGATACACGAGAGCTATTGGATATGGCTGTTGAAGAAAACGACGAAGACACTGTTGAAGAAGTCGAAGCCGAAGTTGACGCGCTCATGGCAAAGTTAACAACGCTTGAGTTTCGTCGGATGTTCTCCGGCGAAAATGATCAGAATAATGCGTTTTTGGACATACAGTCTGGTTCAGGCGGTACAGAAGCCCAGGATTGGGCCAATATGGTATTACGCATGTTTTTGCGCTGGGGCGAAGATAAAGGCTTTAAAACAGAGCTTATTGAAGTCTCTGATGGTGAAGTGGCCGGTATCAAGTCGGCGACAATCAGCTTCCAGGGTGAGTATGCATTTGGCTGGCTACGCACTGAAACAGGGGTTCACCGTCTAGTGCGTAAATCACCTTTTGACTCGGGTGGCCGCCGCCATACCTCGTTCTGTTCTGTTTTTGTGTCGCCGGAAATCGACGATAACGTTGATATTGATATCAACCCAGCCGATTTGCGTATTGATGTATATCGAGCCTCGGGTGCGGGTGGTCAGCACGTAAACCGAACAGAATCTGCTGTGCGTATTACCCATGCGCCTTCTGGCATCGTCGTACAGAGTCAGAGCCAGCGCTCGCAGCACCAAAACAAAGACACCTGTATGAAACAATTGCGTGCCAAGCTTTACGAAATGGAAATGCTTAAACGCAGTGCAGCCGCACAAGAATTGGAAGACTCTAAAGCTGATATAGGATGGGGCAGCCAAATCCGTTCTTATGTGTTAGATGACCAACGTATTAAAGATTTACGTACCGGTGTGCAAACTTCTAACTGCGATAAAGTGCTAGATGGCGATTTAGACCAGTTTATAGAAGCAAGTTTGAAAGCCGGACTTTAA
- the lysS gene encoding lysine--tRNA ligase: MSDNTQKQDENRLIAERREKLNALREAGNAFPNQFRRDSYAQDLQDQYGDKTKEELAEAGIKVSVAGRIMLNRGAFMVLQDMTGRIQLYVNKESRPFAKSLDLGDIVGVTGVLHKSGKGDLYVDLGEYQLLTKNLRPLPEKHKGLTDTEQRYRQRYVDLITNDDSRRVFEIRSKMVAGIRSYLADRRFVEAETPMLQVIPGGATARPFVTHHNALDMDMYLRIAPELYLKRLVVGGFERVFEINRNFRNEGLSTRHNPEFTMLEFYQAYADYKDLMDLTEDMLRTLAIDVLGSTTLTYQGSEFDLGQPFARISVYDSILKYNPELKPADLDTLDAARATAEKLGIHIKDSFGLGKVQIEIFEETVEHLLQQPTFITEYPAEVSPLARRNDDNDFITDRFEFFMGGREVANGFSELNDSEDQAERFRQQVLDKDAGDDEAMHYDADYINALEYGLPPTAGEGIGIDRLVMFFADCDSIRDVLLFPAMRPLAAK; encoded by the coding sequence ATGTCTGATAACACTCAGAAACAAGATGAAAATCGCTTGATAGCAGAGCGCCGCGAAAAACTTAACGCGTTGCGCGAAGCGGGTAATGCATTCCCTAACCAGTTTCGTCGTGATAGTTACGCACAAGATTTGCAAGACCAATATGGCGACAAGACAAAGGAAGAGTTAGCCGAGGCGGGCATCAAGGTCAGTGTAGCGGGTCGGATCATGTTGAACCGCGGTGCCTTTATGGTATTGCAAGATATGACGGGTCGTATTCAGCTGTATGTCAATAAAGAGTCTCGTCCTTTCGCGAAAAGCTTGGACCTAGGCGATATCGTTGGCGTGACTGGCGTATTACATAAATCAGGTAAGGGTGACCTGTACGTTGATTTAGGTGAGTATCAACTGCTCACTAAAAACTTACGCCCATTGCCAGAAAAGCACAAAGGCTTAACTGATACAGAGCAGCGCTACCGTCAGCGTTATGTTGATTTGATCACCAATGACGATTCTCGCCGAGTGTTTGAAATACGTTCAAAAATGGTAGCCGGTATCCGTAGTTATTTGGCTGATCGCCGCTTTGTTGAAGCCGAAACGCCAATGTTACAGGTGATTCCAGGTGGTGCTACCGCGCGTCCATTCGTTACGCACCATAATGCATTAGACATGGATATGTACTTGCGTATAGCGCCTGAGCTTTATTTGAAACGTTTGGTCGTTGGTGGTTTTGAGCGTGTTTTTGAGATTAACCGTAACTTCCGAAATGAAGGTTTGTCGACGCGTCATAATCCAGAATTCACAATGCTTGAGTTTTACCAAGCCTATGCGGATTACAAAGATTTAATGGACCTAACCGAAGACATGCTGCGTACATTGGCGATTGATGTGTTGGGCTCAACGACGCTTACCTACCAAGGTAGCGAATTCGATTTAGGTCAGCCGTTTGCTCGTATTAGCGTGTACGACTCAATCTTGAAATACAACCCGGAGCTAAAACCTGCTGACCTAGATACACTAGACGCCGCACGCGCGACAGCCGAGAAGCTTGGTATCCACATTAAAGATAGTTTTGGGCTTGGTAAGGTTCAAATTGAAATCTTTGAAGAAACCGTTGAACATTTGTTACAACAGCCAACATTTATTACTGAGTACCCAGCGGAAGTGTCTCCATTGGCGCGTCGAAATGACGATAATGATTTTATTACGGATCGTTTCGAGTTCTTCATGGGTGGTCGAGAAGTCGCAAACGGTTTCTCGGAGTTAAACGATTCTGAAGACCAAGCTGAGCGCTTCCGTCAGCAAGTCCTTGATAAGGATGCCGGTGATGATGAGGCGATGCACTATGATGCAGACTACATCAACGCACTTGAATACGGTTTGCCACCTACGGCAGGCGAAGGTATTGGCATAGATCGACTGGTCATGTTCTTTGCAGACTGCGATTCAATCCGTGATGTTTTGTTGTTCCCAGCTATGCGCCCTCTAGCAGCAAAATAA
- a CDS encoding MFS transporter: protein MILTLLPLVSLYISCFILMLGFGLIGILLPVRMGIEGTETDVIGLVLAMYAVGMLLGGLYCRSLIARVGYIRVFAASAALSAIAILACSLTMNVWVWGAMRGLMGFCIACSFAVIDGWLSHAATEKTRGRMLATSQITIMAAIFCGQFLLNIAPADNSTLFTIAAMLLTMGLVPLAMSRRSGPVLQETHGMSLLQILKISPLGAVTCCFGGVLYGSIMNLLPVFAGGYGISGFMLSVFMASAVLGAFLLQLPIGMLSDRLDRRTLLFGLLVINILTTIAIPFAANYNLTTLMMILTGISTGVFSCLYPMSISETFDRVRTSDMAAAMGGLLSIYAIGSIIGPITSSKAMEIWGNDALFGFLATFELALLLFVVYRMRARPSLPISEQEGFVMHTDIGSGLYDLDPRIPHQEDETPNSLEAQVAITIAESNPGAAVRMVKELTQSSPEKAAELYTALAQVDDIDVGRLFASITRAAPGLSLEIAEALADNAPEQATELVQWLSEHRPNELSDIVTAIINHIPSNPAPATEPDNTETQEESLAVDTSDMRPADLEAYHESATELVTHFAENHPEQAYDIAAAVVETVPEMASDVVDILHDSDNLDDNISMDINDRPDDYEVNDLTDKTTADKPT, encoded by the coding sequence GTGATACTCACCCTTCTTCCTTTGGTTTCTTTATACATAAGCTGCTTCATTCTTATGCTGGGCTTCGGCTTGATTGGTATTTTATTACCAGTACGCATGGGTATAGAAGGTACTGAAACGGATGTTATAGGTCTAGTTCTAGCTATGTATGCAGTTGGCATGCTCTTAGGAGGCCTTTACTGCAGAAGCTTAATCGCCCGAGTCGGCTACATTAGGGTCTTCGCCGCTTCGGCTGCTCTTAGCGCTATTGCTATTTTAGCCTGCAGTTTAACGATGAATGTTTGGGTTTGGGGAGCCATGCGAGGCTTGATGGGCTTTTGTATAGCCTGCTCTTTTGCCGTCATCGATGGCTGGTTGAGTCATGCGGCTACTGAAAAGACACGCGGGCGGATGCTAGCTACCAGCCAAATCACCATCATGGCTGCTATTTTCTGCGGGCAGTTTTTACTCAACATAGCCCCTGCTGACAATTCAACACTATTTACTATAGCGGCTATGCTGCTCACTATGGGGCTTGTTCCACTAGCAATGAGCCGACGCAGCGGTCCTGTGTTGCAAGAAACACACGGCATGTCTTTATTACAAATTTTAAAGATATCACCGTTAGGTGCCGTAACATGCTGCTTTGGCGGTGTACTTTACGGCTCTATCATGAACCTACTTCCAGTTTTTGCTGGCGGCTACGGTATTTCTGGCTTCATGTTATCCGTGTTTATGGCTTCGGCTGTTTTAGGCGCCTTTTTGCTTCAGTTACCAATTGGAATGCTCTCTGACAGATTAGACAGGCGTACTCTGTTGTTTGGTCTATTGGTTATCAATATCCTAACGACGATTGCCATCCCCTTCGCCGCTAATTACAACCTAACTACGCTAATGATGATACTCACAGGCATCTCAACCGGTGTGTTCTCCTGTTTGTATCCTATGAGTATTTCAGAAACTTTTGATAGGGTGCGCACCTCAGACATGGCGGCGGCCATGGGAGGCTTGTTAAGCATTTATGCCATAGGCAGTATCATAGGTCCTATTACATCTTCAAAAGCGATGGAAATTTGGGGCAATGATGCCCTCTTTGGATTTTTAGCAACCTTTGAATTAGCGCTACTATTATTTGTTGTTTACCGCATGCGCGCTCGCCCATCTCTACCTATCAGCGAACAAGAAGGCTTTGTTATGCACACAGATATCGGTAGCGGTTTATATGATCTCGACCCGCGTATTCCACACCAAGAAGATGAAACACCTAACAGCCTAGAAGCCCAAGTTGCCATTACTATTGCAGAAAGCAACCCTGGAGCAGCGGTTCGTATGGTGAAAGAATTAACACAGAGCTCACCCGAGAAAGCAGCAGAACTCTATACCGCACTGGCTCAGGTTGACGATATTGATGTTGGGCGCTTATTTGCGTCAATCACCCGGGCCGCTCCGGGGCTTAGCTTAGAAATTGCCGAGGCACTGGCCGATAACGCACCAGAACAAGCAACTGAACTGGTCCAGTGGCTAAGCGAGCACCGTCCAAATGAGCTTTCTGATATTGTCACGGCTATTATCAACCACATCCCGAGTAACCCAGCTCCTGCGACCGAGCCGGATAATACCGAAACACAGGAAGAAAGCTTGGCTGTAGACACCTCTGACATGCGCCCTGCCGATTTAGAAGCATATCATGAGTCAGCAACGGAGCTGGTAACGCACTTTGCCGAAAATCATCCAGAGCAAGCGTACGATATTGCGGCTGCCGTCGTGGAAACAGTACCTGAAATGGCTTCTGACGTTGTGGATATTTTGCACGATTCAGATAATTTGGATGACAATATATCAATGGATATTAATGATCGTCCGGACGATTATGAAGTTAACGACCTGACGGATAAAACAACAGCCGACAAGCCTACCTAG
- the ung gene encoding uracil-DNA glycosylase — protein sequence MPPIKRNPKQASLFSTLDEGAPLAPLPEDVSLDLPAGWQPELSNEISAPYMKQLLSYLVERSQHAVIYPAAHDWLHALEMTPLSAVKVVMIGQDPYHQPNQAHGLCFSVKPDIKVPPSLVNIYKELSTDLGIEPAAHGFLESWAKQGVLMINSVLTVEDSTPNAHKDKGWERFTDKIIEIVNRECMNVVFLLWGSYAQKKGASIDRSRHCVLEAPHPSPLSAHRGFFGSRPFSQANAYLTSHSITPIQWQLPDL from the coding sequence ATGCCTCCAATAAAGAGAAACCCAAAACAAGCTAGCTTATTTTCAACGTTAGATGAAGGAGCGCCTCTGGCTCCTTTACCCGAGGATGTCAGTCTAGACTTGCCAGCAGGCTGGCAACCTGAGTTATCAAACGAGATTAGTGCACCTTATATGAAGCAATTGTTATCATATCTCGTGGAGCGCAGTCAGCATGCCGTTATTTATCCTGCAGCGCATGATTGGTTACACGCTCTTGAAATGACGCCTTTATCCGCTGTCAAAGTGGTGATGATTGGTCAAGATCCTTACCACCAGCCTAATCAGGCTCATGGTTTATGCTTTTCTGTAAAACCTGATATCAAGGTCCCGCCTTCCTTAGTTAATATCTATAAAGAGCTATCAACTGATCTAGGTATTGAACCAGCTGCTCACGGCTTTCTAGAATCATGGGCCAAACAAGGCGTGCTGATGATCAATAGTGTGTTAACGGTAGAAGATTCGACACCCAATGCTCACAAAGATAAGGGCTGGGAGCGCTTTACCGATAAAATAATCGAGATAGTTAACCGTGAATGCATGAATGTTGTTTTTTTGTTGTGGGGGAGTTACGCGCAAAAGAAAGGGGCTTCGATAGATAGAAGTCGGCACTGCGTACTAGAAGCACCTCATCCTTCTCCATTGTCTGCGCACCGTGGATTCTTTGGAAGTCGCCCTTTTAGTCAAGCGAATGCTTATCTAACCTCGCATTCGATAACCCCCATTCAATGGCAGCTGCCAGATTTGTAG
- a CDS encoding thiol-disulfide oxidoreductase DCC family protein, with protein MNKPILFYDGGCPLCRKEIAHYRKLDKANRIQWDDIHQSSATLQQYGIEYSQAMQIIHAISEDGKQLQGVPAFICIWKKLPYYRHLASLVYFLRITPLLNRLYLCFAKRRYKRRCSENSCHISDKQ; from the coding sequence ATGAATAAACCGATTTTATTTTACGACGGAGGATGCCCGCTATGCAGGAAAGAGATCGCGCATTACCGTAAGCTAGATAAAGCAAACCGCATACAGTGGGATGATATTCACCAGTCATCCGCAACTTTGCAACAATACGGCATTGAATACTCTCAGGCCATGCAAATTATCCACGCTATTTCAGAAGACGGCAAACAGTTACAGGGGGTGCCCGCTTTTATATGTATTTGGAAAAAGCTGCCCTATTACCGACACTTAGCGAGCCTAGTCTATTTTTTAAGAATAACTCCCTTACTTAACCGACTGTATTTATGCTTTGCTAAGCGGCGCTATAAACGACGTTGTTCAGAAAATAGCTGCCACATTTCAGATAAACAATAA